From a region of the Flavobacterium branchiarum genome:
- a CDS encoding ATP-dependent Clp protease ATP-binding subunit, translated as MDDNFSPRVKDVITYSKEEALRLGHDFIGTEHLMLGILRDGNGKAIHILNNLEVDLEHLRRKVEILSPANPGAEINVEKKNLHLTRQAERALKTTFLEAKVFQSSSISTAHLLLCILRNENDPTTKLLNKLKIDYDVAKEQYLNMTPSEEEFLENLPRNESYNDDSGQDDSLKEGSFNNPANKSNKKSKTPVLDNFGRDLTEMAEEGKLDPVVGREKEIERVSQILSRRKKNNPLLIGEPGVGKSAIAEGLALRIVQKKVSRILFHKRVVTLDLASLVAGTKYRGQFEERMKAVMNELEKNDDIILFIDEIHTIVGAGGATGSLDASNMFKPALSRGEIQCIGATTLDEYRQYIEKDGALERRFQKVIVEPTSVEETIAILNNIKDKYEDHHNVTYTPEAIEACVKLTNRYMSERFLPDKAIDALDEAGSRVHITNIDVPKQILDLERQLEEVRENKNVVVKKQKYEEAAKLRDDEKRIEKELAAAQEQWEEDSKSNRILVTEDNVADVVSMMTGIPVNRIAQTESNKLAQLPELIQNKVIGQNEAVLKIARSIQRNRAGLKDPNKPIGSFIFLGQTGVGKTQLAKVLAKELFDSEDALVRIDMSEYMEKFAISRLVGAPPGYVGYEEGGQLTEKVRRKPYCVVLLDEIEKAHPDVFNMMLQVLDDGYLTDSLGRKIDFKNTIIIMTSNVGARQLKDFGQGVGFGTAAKIAQADDNSKSIIENALKKTFAPEFLNRIDDVIVFNSLEKSDIDLIIEIELKKLYARVEELGYKLNLTDKAKAFIADKGFDKQFGARPLKRAIQKYVEDILAEEIITSKITSGDEILIDLNEESQELTVAVHKAEEPTNQ; from the coding sequence ATGGATGATAATTTCTCACCAAGAGTAAAAGATGTTATTACCTACAGTAAAGAAGAGGCCTTAAGATTGGGTCACGACTTTATTGGTACTGAACATTTGATGCTAGGCATTTTAAGGGATGGAAACGGAAAAGCCATTCATATATTAAATAACCTAGAAGTTGATTTAGAGCATTTACGTAGAAAAGTTGAAATACTGAGCCCTGCTAATCCTGGTGCCGAAATCAATGTAGAGAAAAAAAATCTCCATCTTACGCGTCAAGCTGAAAGAGCGTTAAAGACGACATTCCTAGAAGCCAAAGTATTCCAGAGTTCATCTATAAGCACAGCACACTTACTTTTATGTATCTTACGAAACGAAAACGATCCAACAACCAAGTTACTGAATAAGCTAAAAATAGATTATGACGTAGCTAAAGAACAATACTTAAATATGACTCCAAGCGAAGAAGAATTTTTAGAAAACTTGCCAAGAAACGAATCATATAATGATGATTCAGGACAAGATGACAGTCTTAAAGAAGGAAGTTTTAATAATCCAGCCAATAAGTCTAACAAAAAATCTAAAACGCCGGTTTTGGATAATTTTGGGAGAGATTTAACAGAAATGGCTGAGGAAGGTAAACTTGATCCTGTTGTAGGACGTGAGAAAGAAATTGAACGCGTTTCGCAAATTTTAAGCCGTAGAAAAAAGAACAACCCTTTATTAATTGGTGAACCTGGAGTAGGAAAATCAGCTATTGCCGAAGGACTTGCCTTGCGTATTGTTCAGAAAAAAGTATCTCGTATCTTATTTCACAAACGTGTGGTAACCTTAGATTTAGCTAGCCTTGTTGCAGGAACCAAATACCGTGGTCAGTTTGAAGAACGTATGAAAGCGGTAATGAACGAATTGGAGAAAAATGATGACATCATCCTTTTTATCGATGAAATTCACACAATCGTTGGTGCTGGAGGTGCAACTGGATCTCTAGACGCATCAAATATGTTTAAACCGGCTTTATCAAGAGGTGAAATTCAATGTATTGGAGCTACTACTCTTGATGAGTACAGACAATATATTGAGAAAGATGGCGCCTTAGAAAGACGTTTCCAAAAAGTAATTGTAGAACCAACTTCGGTTGAAGAAACTATTGCAATCTTAAACAATATTAAAGATAAATACGAAGATCACCACAACGTAACCTACACGCCAGAAGCAATTGAAGCTTGTGTGAAGTTAACAAACCGATATATGTCGGAGCGTTTCTTGCCAGACAAAGCTATTGATGCGCTTGACGAAGCAGGATCTCGTGTACACATTACCAATATTGATGTTCCAAAACAAATTTTGGATTTAGAACGTCAGCTTGAAGAAGTACGTGAAAACAAAAACGTGGTTGTCAAAAAACAAAAATATGAAGAAGCAGCTAAACTTCGTGATGACGAAAAACGCATCGAAAAAGAATTAGCCGCAGCTCAAGAACAATGGGAAGAAGATTCTAAAAGCAATAGAATCCTTGTTACAGAGGATAATGTAGCCGATGTTGTATCAATGATGACAGGAATTCCTGTAAACAGAATTGCACAAACAGAAAGCAACAAACTGGCTCAATTACCTGAATTAATTCAGAATAAAGTAATTGGTCAAAACGAAGCAGTTTTAAAAATTGCTCGTTCTATTCAACGTAACAGAGCTGGTCTTAAAGACCCAAACAAACCAATTGGATCTTTCATTTTCTTAGGACAAACTGGTGTTGGTAAAACACAACTCGCAAAAGTTCTAGCAAAAGAATTATTCGATTCTGAAGATGCTTTGGTTCGTATTGACATGAGTGAATACATGGAAAAATTTGCTATTTCTCGTTTAGTTGGAGCGCCTCCGGGATACGTTGGTTACGAAGAAGGTGGACAATTAACCGAAAAAGTTCGTAGAAAACCATATTGCGTTGTTCTTTTAGATGAAATCGAAAAAGCACATCCTGATGTATTCAACATGATGCTTCAAGTGCTTGATGATGGGTACTTAACGGATAGTTTAGGTCGCAAAATTGACTTCAAGAATACTATAATTATCATGACTTCAAATGTTGGAGCAAGACAATTAAAAGATTTTGGTCAAGGAGTTGGATTTGGAACTGCTGCTAAAATAGCGCAAGCCGATGATAATTCGAAAAGCATTATCGAAAACGCTTTAAAGAAAACTTTTGCACCAGAATTCTTAAACAGAATTGATGATGTTATTGTATTCAACAGTTTAGAGAAATCTGATATTGATTTGATTATCGAAATTGAACTTAAAAAACTATACGCACGTGTAGAAGAATTAGGATACAAACTAAACCTTACTGATAAAGCGAAAGCATTTATTGCAGACAAAGGTTTCGATAAGCAATTTGGAGCAAGACCGCTAAAAAGAGCCATTCAAAAATACGTTGAAGATATATTAGCAGAAGAGATTATTACTTCTAAAATTACATCAGGTGATGAAATTTTGATTGACTTAAATGAAGAGTCACAAGAGCTTACAGTTGCTGTTCATAAAGCCGAAGAGCCAACTAATCAATAA